Proteins encoded within one genomic window of Candidatus Giovannonibacteria bacterium:
- a CDS encoding ribonuclease HII, with protein sequence MAKKYIIGVDEVGRGPLAGPLTVAAILKWGRINFRGIKDSKKLSAKQREKWLFKIKNQKLKTESFEIAVASVGAQIIDKIGITAAARVAVGRSLRKFKIKNSNFKILLDGSLYAPRTYLNQETIIRGDEKIPLIAAASIIAKTHRDKKMTKLHEQFPQYRFDLHKGYGTKLHRSLVKKHGLSDIHRRTFCTKFI encoded by the coding sequence ATGGCAAAAAAATATATCATAGGCGTGGACGAAGTTGGCAGGGGGCCTTTGGCGGGGCCCTTAACGGTTGCTGCAATCTTAAAGTGGGGCAGGATTAATTTTCGCGGGATCAAGGACTCCAAAAAATTAAGCGCCAAACAAAGAGAAAAATGGCTTTTCAAAATTAAAAATCAAAAATTAAAAACCGAAAGTTTTGAGATTGCGGTCGCATCCGTCGGCGCGCAGATAATTGACAAAATCGGCATAACCGCCGCGGCGCGCGTGGCTGTCGGGCGATCTTTGCGAAAATTTAAAATTAAAAATTCAAATTTTAAAATCTTATTGGACGGCAGTCTTTACGCGCCGCGGACATATTTAAATCAGGAAACAATTATAAGAGGTGACGAAAAAATACCGCTTATCGCGGCCGCTTCAATTATCGCCAAAACGCACCGCGACAAAAAAATGACAAAGCTCCACGAGCAGTTTCCGCAATACCGTTTTGACCTTCATAAGGGCTACGGCACAAAACTCCACCGCTCGCTTGTAAAAAAACACGGCCTTTCTGATATTCATCGTAGAACCTTTTGTACAAAGTTTATATAA
- the rpmF gene encoding 50S ribosomal protein L32 → MTVRMRHTPSHTKNRRSHHALAPAFLAKCPKCGAKALPHTVCGNCGFYKGKEAVDVLKKLSKKERKEKEKELAQKEHAG, encoded by the coding sequence ATGACAGTCCGAATGAGACATACGCCCTCGCATACGAAAAACCGGCGCTCGCACCACGCGCTCGCGCCGGCTTTTTTGGCAAAGTGCCCAAAATGCGGCGCGAAGGCCCTGCCGCATACTGTTTGCGGAAATTGCGGGTTTTACAAAGGCAAAGAGGCGGTGGACGTGCTTAAAAAACTTTCTAAAAAAGAGAGGAAAGAAAAAGAAAAAGAATTAGCTCAAAAGGAACATGCCGGGTAG
- the nusB gene encoding transcription antitermination factor NusB, with the protein MANRHLSRSIAMQSLFEWDFNEGQKDIKALLERDLKEFGPGLDDGGFAKKLAEGVVKKQKEIDGIIEKAAPDWPISQIAPVDRNVLRVGIYELLFGNHKEVPPKVAINEAIELAKSFGGDSSGRFVNGVLGTIYRELGEPGKNDTSQKQKYELDLEKLPKEDLVGAVVVRRDKNQIFFALVHDVFGYWTFSKGHLEKNEELEKGAMRKVKEEMGVKNLDIIKKIGENEYIASDPETGPTRRRVNYFLAETKERELKLASSGGLDDARWFTLEEVRGLKMYSDIKPILDAALKELNLKL; encoded by the coding sequence ATGGCCAATAGGCACCTTTCAAGATCCATAGCAATGCAGTCCCTTTTTGAGTGGGATTTCAACGAAGGCCAAAAAGACATTAAGGCCCTTTTGGAGCGCGATTTAAAAGAGTTCGGCCCGGGTTTGGACGACGGCGGATTCGCGAAAAAGCTCGCCGAGGGAGTAGTGAAAAAGCAAAAAGAAATAGACGGCATAATAGAAAAAGCGGCGCCCGATTGGCCGATATCCCAGATTGCTCCAGTGGACAGAAACGTGCTGCGCGTCGGAATTTATGAGCTTCTCTTCGGCAACCACAAAGAGGTTCCGCCGAAGGTGGCCATAAACGAGGCGATTGAGCTTGCTAAAAGCTTCGGAGGCGATTCTTCCGGCAGATTCGTCAACGGCGTTTTGGGTACGATTTACCGCGAGCTTGGCGAGCCCGGCAAAAACGATACGTCGCAAAAACAAAAATACGAGCTGGATTTGGAAAAACTGCCTAAAGAGGACTTGGTCGGAGCGGTAGTGGTGCGGCGCGATAAAAATCAAATTTTTTTTGCTTTAGTTCATGACGTATTCGGCTACTGGACTTTTTCCAAGGGGCATTTAGAAAAAAACGAAGAGCTTGAAAAAGGCGCTATGCGCAAAGTGAAGGAAGAGATGGGTGTTAAAAATTTGGATATAATAAAAAAAATAGGAGAGAATGAATATATCGCTTCTGACCCCGAGACCGGCCCTACGAGGCGCCGAGTCAATTATTTTTTGGCGGAGACGAAAGAAAGAGAGCTTAAATTGGCAAGCTCCGGAGGATTGGACGACGCGCGATGGTTTACTTTGGAAGAAGTCAGGGGACTTAAGATGTATTCGGACATAAAACCGATTTTGGACGCCGCTCTTAAAGAATTAAATCTTAAATTATAA
- the rnc gene encoding ribonuclease III, with the protein MKDLKAFEKILGVEFKNREILTQALTHRSYLNENPEISGGPASSADKHNERLEFLGDAVLELAVTEHIYGKFPEKPEGELTSLRASLVNANMLGDIARDLDFNNFLLLSRGEAKDVGRARQYILANAFEAVVGAIYMDRGYGAVRDFIIKVLAPKISEILEKKLYRDAKSFFQEQAQERVDVTPTYGVIKEWGPDHDKHFIVGVYLGKELVAEGEGPSKQEAQQQAAEAALKIKNWE; encoded by the coding sequence ATGAAAGACCTGAAAGCATTTGAAAAAATTTTGGGAGTAGAATTTAAAAACCGGGAGATTTTGACGCAAGCTTTGACCCATCGGTCTTATCTGAATGAGAATCCGGAAATTTCCGGCGGGCCCGCCTCATCGGCTGACAAGCACAACGAACGTCTGGAGTTTTTGGGAGACGCCGTTTTGGAGCTTGCGGTGACTGAGCATATTTACGGAAAGTTTCCGGAAAAGCCCGAGGGCGAACTTACCTCACTCCGCGCGTCTTTGGTCAACGCCAATATGCTGGGCGACATCGCCCGGGATTTGGATTTCAATAATTTTCTCCTCCTCTCCCGGGGAGAAGCGAAAGACGTGGGGCGGGCACGCCAGTATATTCTGGCGAACGCTTTTGAGGCCGTAGTCGGCGCGATTTACATGGACCGGGGGTACGGCGCGGTGCGGGATTTTATTATTAAAGTTCTCGCGCCGAAAATTTCTGAAATTTTAGAAAAAAAACTTTACAGGGACGCCAAGAGCTTTTTCCAGGAGCAGGCGCAGGAAAGGGTTGACGTTACTCCGACCTACGGCGTTATCAAAGAGTGGGGCCCTGACCACGACAAGCATTTTATCGTCGGAGTTTATTTGGGAAAAGAATTGGTCGCGGAGGGCGAGGGGCCATCCAAACAGGAAGCCCAGCAGCAGGCCGCTGAGGCGGCGCTTAAAATAAAAAATTGGGAATAG
- a CDS encoding AAA family ATPase, with product MLLKRLEISGFKSFAKPITLEFPTKITAIVGPNGSGKSNIADAIRWVLGEQSMKHLRGKKGEDLIFGGTAQIARLAKASVSLVFNNKDKIFPVEFGELVVSRRVYRDGANDYVLNDSQARLKDIIELLSKVGLGASQHHIIAQGDSDRILYASPKEKKSMVEESLGLKIFELKKNEALRKLEAAENNIKQVESLKREIQPHLKYLESQAEKMKNAAQIRKDLSSLTEEYVGRELKTLFYESTEAKKEKNPLEARVKDLEKEIRESEEALGREGEAEKFFSEIKKLDEAQDAISKKRRGLEREAGRAEAASAQLSPAEGVPKDKIKSVLMDLASDLETASRFGIMEAVRNAIFAVTQKIYRFLESVNGEPRQKESLLPEGVKLKEEIANLEKEEKEISGRRRDLQKNYESRALKIQKEGALLRTKMEELAGAKDSLRAILGREERMSILKKEFELEFGQFLKTANPAGELLGDAQRADFRKKIERLRIRLEEAGGVDESALSEFEETKKRDEFLAKELEDLKTTAASLKNIFDELEERIAKDFDAGLFKINKLFGDFFREIFGGGKAEIRMERPEKKRKPSEENPEENWQEEIEEEPGLEITVDIPRKRIKSLAMLSGGERALTSIALLFAMSTANPPPFLVLDETDAALDEANSARYAAMLKDLGKKTQLVVVTHNRETMKVADVLYGVTMGADGISKLLSIKFEEAENVLAKKK from the coding sequence ATGCTTTTAAAACGCCTTGAGATATCCGGCTTTAAGTCATTTGCCAAACCGATAACGCTGGAATTCCCGACGAAAATCACGGCAATCGTCGGGCCGAACGGCTCCGGTAAATCAAACATAGCGGACGCCATCCGCTGGGTTTTGGGCGAGCAGTCAATGAAGCACCTCCGGGGCAAAAAAGGAGAGGATTTGATTTTCGGCGGCACTGCGCAGATAGCCCGTCTGGCCAAAGCGTCGGTGTCTCTGGTTTTTAATAACAAGGATAAAATTTTTCCTGTGGAATTCGGCGAGTTGGTTGTATCCCGCCGCGTTTACCGCGACGGCGCCAATGATTATGTTTTAAACGACTCGCAGGCGCGCCTCAAAGACATAATTGAGCTTTTATCCAAGGTCGGGCTGGGCGCGTCGCAGCACCATATTATTGCGCAAGGGGATTCAGACCGCATTCTTTACGCCTCGCCTAAAGAAAAAAAATCAATGGTGGAAGAATCCTTGGGCCTTAAAATTTTTGAGCTCAAAAAAAACGAGGCATTAAGAAAGCTGGAGGCTGCCGAAAACAATATTAAACAGGTTGAGTCCTTAAAGCGCGAAATCCAGCCGCACCTGAAATATCTGGAGTCACAAGCGGAAAAAATGAAAAATGCTGCCCAAATCCGCAAAGATTTAAGTTCGCTGACGGAGGAATATGTGGGGAGGGAGCTTAAAACTTTGTTCTATGAATCCACTGAAGCCAAAAAAGAAAAAAACCCTCTGGAGGCGCGCGTCAAAGATTTGGAGAAAGAGATTCGGGAAAGCGAAGAAGCTCTGGGCAGGGAGGGCGAGGCGGAGAAGTTTTTCTCGGAAATAAAAAAACTGGACGAGGCACAGGACGCCATTTCTAAAAAAAGGAGGGGATTGGAAAGAGAAGCAGGAAGGGCGGAAGCCGCTTCCGCCCAGCTCTCCCCGGCCGAAGGAGTGCCAAAAGATAAAATAAAATCCGTTTTGATGGACTTGGCCTCCGATTTGGAAACCGCCTCGCGCTTTGGAATAATGGAGGCGGTGAGGAACGCAATTTTCGCAGTTACGCAGAAAATTTATAGGTTTTTAGAATCCGTAAACGGAGAGCCGCGCCAGAAAGAATCCCTCTTGCCGGAAGGCGTAAAGTTAAAAGAAGAAATCGCGAATTTGGAGAAAGAAGAGAAAGAAATTTCCGGCAGAAGGCGCGATCTCCAGAAAAATTACGAAAGCAGAGCGCTTAAAATCCAAAAGGAGGGGGCGCTTTTGAGAACAAAGATGGAGGAATTGGCCGGAGCAAAAGATTCTTTGAGAGCGATTTTGGGACGCGAGGAGCGAATGAGCATCTTAAAAAAAGAATTTGAATTGGAATTCGGGCAGTTTTTAAAAACCGCAAATCCTGCGGGCGAACTCTTGGGAGATGCCCAACGCGCAGATTTTAGAAAGAAAATTGAGCGGCTTCGCATACGGCTGGAGGAGGCCGGCGGGGTTGATGAATCCGCGCTTAGCGAATTTGAAGAGACAAAAAAACGCGATGAATTTTTGGCCAAGGAACTTGAAGATTTAAAAACAACCGCAGCGTCACTAAAAAATATTTTTGATGAGCTTGAAGAAAGAATAGCCAAGGACTTTGACGCAGGACTTTTCAAAATCAACAAGCTTTTCGGGGATTTTTTCAGGGAAATTTTCGGCGGGGGCAAAGCGGAGATAAGAATGGAGCGTCCCGAAAAGAAAAGAAAACCTTCAGAGGAAAACCCTGAAGAGAACTGGCAAGAAGAGATAGAGGAGGAACCGGGGCTGGAGATTACGGTAGATATACCCAGAAAGAGAATTAAATCGCTCGCGATGCTTTCGGGCGGCGAGCGGGCGCTTACATCAATCGCTCTGCTTTTTGCGATGTCCACGGCGAACCCGCCGCCATTTTTAGTTTTGGACGAAACAGACGCGGCTTTGGACGAAGCAAACTCGGCGAGATATGCCGCCATGCTCAAAGACCTCGGCAAAAAAACCCAGCTTGTTGTCGTCACCCACAATCGAGAAACAATGAAAGTCGCCGATGTCCTTTACGGCGTCACAATGGGCGCTGATGGCATCAGCAAACTTCTCTCCATCAAATTTGAAGAGGCCGAAAACGTTTTGGCGAAGAAAAAATAA
- a CDS encoding copper-translocating P-type ATPase, which yields MALIPKEKRKDGYDVSELSHKDHEAAMTNPQMAKQMETDMRRRFWISFFLSVPIVLYSPLGLNYFKLTLPTPLPANWLLFILTTPIVFWTGSIFITGTYYSLKARKLNMSVLIATGVLAAYLFSVLLTFTIGGETFYEAAALLVTFVLFGHWMEMRSRRGTSDALRALFNLVPPRAKVIRGGKEISIPSAEVVKGDIVVLRPGDKIPVDGLIIEGESSIDESLVTGESIPVAKKIGDKAIGGSVNQTGRVVFKATEVGSETVLAQIIKLVETAQNSKAPGQRIADEAAGWLVLVAIGSGVAAFLGWYFAAGAALLTALTFAISAVVIACPDALGLATPTAVAVGTGIGAKHNILIKDAATLENASRINAIILDKTGTLTEGKPKVIDVIAFNNFSAHDILRYEASIEAGSNHPLAKAILEEAERRGALPLNAMENFESLAGHGLKARIGSSPRLGSGEAGKIILAGTEKLLKDNGVSTAPGRGALDRLAGEGKTLSLLAVDGVFAGVVGAADPPRANSKKTISALKSMGLEVVMITGDHIKVAEGIGKELGIDRVFAEVLPGDKAKYVKKLQNERKFVAMVGDGINDAPALAQANIGIAIGAGTDVAIETGNIVLMKSDPYDIVAAIRLSKATVVKMKQNLFWAAIYNVLAVPIAAGVFYSSLGWSLRPEISALLMSASSIIVATNAVLLKRVEPRLKE from the coding sequence ATGGCGCTAATTCCCAAAGAAAAAAGGAAAGACGGTTACGATGTCTCGGAATTAAGCCACAAAGACCACGAGGCAGCTATGACCAATCCGCAGATGGCGAAACAAATGGAAACCGACATGCGGCGCAGGTTTTGGATTTCATTTTTTCTCTCCGTCCCCATCGTCCTCTACTCTCCTCTGGGACTGAATTATTTTAAACTAACTCTGCCAACACCCCTTCCAGCAAATTGGCTGCTTTTTATTCTGACGACTCCGATCGTCTTTTGGACCGGTTCAATCTTTATCACCGGAACTTATTACTCGCTCAAGGCCCGCAAATTAAATATGTCGGTTCTAATCGCGACCGGCGTGCTCGCGGCCTATCTATTCAGCGTTCTTTTGACTTTCACCATAGGCGGCGAAACTTTTTACGAAGCGGCCGCCCTATTGGTTACCTTCGTCCTGTTCGGGCATTGGATGGAAATGCGCTCCCGCCGGGGCACATCCGACGCGCTTCGCGCGCTTTTTAATCTCGTGCCGCCGCGGGCAAAAGTAATTCGCGGCGGCAAAGAGATTAGCATTCCGAGCGCAGAAGTTGTAAAAGGCGACATCGTGGTGCTTAGACCCGGAGATAAAATACCGGTGGACGGCCTTATTATTGAAGGAGAGTCCTCAATTGACGAATCGCTTGTTACCGGCGAATCAATCCCGGTCGCAAAAAAAATCGGCGATAAGGCGATAGGCGGCTCCGTAAACCAAACCGGCAGGGTTGTATTCAAAGCCACTGAGGTGGGGTCGGAAACGGTTCTGGCGCAAATCATCAAACTGGTGGAAACCGCCCAAAATTCCAAGGCGCCCGGCCAGCGGATTGCCGACGAAGCCGCGGGCTGGCTTGTGCTGGTCGCCATCGGCTCCGGAGTCGCAGCGTTTTTGGGCTGGTATTTTGCGGCAGGCGCGGCGCTTTTAACCGCGCTGACATTCGCGATATCCGCTGTCGTGATCGCCTGTCCTGACGCCTTGGGGCTGGCCACACCAACCGCGGTTGCAGTGGGCACGGGCATCGGCGCCAAACACAATATTCTCATCAAAGACGCGGCTACTTTGGAGAACGCTTCAAGAATCAACGCCATTATTCTTGACAAAACAGGAACTCTTACCGAGGGAAAACCGAAGGTTATTGATGTCATTGCTTTTAATAATTTTAGCGCGCACGACATTTTGCGTTACGAAGCCAGCATTGAGGCAGGGTCAAATCATCCGCTTGCGAAAGCCATTTTGGAAGAAGCCGAGAGGCGCGGCGCTTTGCCGCTAAATGCGATGGAAAATTTTGAGTCGCTTGCCGGCCACGGACTTAAAGCGCGGATTGGCAGCTCGCCTCGCTTGGGCTCTGGCGAAGCGGGCAAAATAATTTTAGCCGGAACGGAAAAACTGCTGAAAGATAACGGAGTATCAACCGCGCCCGGGCGCGGCGCGCTTGACCGGCTTGCCGGAGAAGGTAAAACATTGAGTTTGCTCGCCGTTGACGGAGTTTTTGCCGGCGTCGTCGGCGCCGCTGACCCTCCCAGAGCAAATTCCAAAAAAACAATCTCGGCGCTGAAGAGCATGGGATTGGAAGTTGTGATGATTACCGGCGACCACATAAAAGTTGCCGAGGGCATCGGGAAAGAACTTGGCATTGACAGAGTATTCGCCGAAGTCCTCCCTGGCGATAAAGCAAAGTATGTAAAAAAATTGCAGAATGAAAGAAAATTCGTCGCTATGGTCGGCGACGGCATCAATGACGCGCCGGCCTTGGCGCAAGCAAATATCGGCATCGCGATTGGAGCGGGGACCGATGTCGCCATAGAGACCGGCAACATTGTGCTGATGAAATCCGATCCTTACGATATTGTGGCCGCGATTCGCTTATCGAAAGCAACGGTGGTTAAAATGAAGCAAAACCTGTTTTGGGCGGCGATTTATAACGTGCTTGCTGTCCCGATTGCGGCCGGAGTATTTTACAGCTCCCTCGGCTGGTCCTTGCGCCCGGAAATTTCCGCGCTTCTTATGTCGGCCTCGTCAATAATAGTGGCTACCAACGCCGTGCTTCTGAAGCGCGTTGAACCTCGGCTTAAGGAATAA
- a CDS encoding vitamin K epoxide reductase family protein, translating to MLLIFLLIGFIGFTDAVYLTATHYAGANVACGALEGCDKVLASAYSVFAGLPVALLGAIYYLLLIAFLLCYLATKQKRFLFVAAGLTPVGFLVSVWFLYLQIFVIKALCFYCLISAATSATLFIIGLYILLTQGRGLLRRV from the coding sequence ATGCTGCTGATATTTCTGCTCATTGGTTTTATAGGATTCACTGACGCCGTTTATCTTACGGCCACCCATTATGCCGGCGCCAACGTCGCTTGCGGAGCGCTTGAGGGCTGCGACAAGGTTTTGGCCAGCGCCTATTCGGTATTCGCCGGATTACCCGTGGCGCTTTTGGGCGCGATTTACTATCTGCTTCTTATCGCTTTTCTTCTGTGCTACCTAGCGACGAAACAAAAACGATTCCTCTTTGTCGCCGCCGGGCTCACGCCCGTCGGCTTTCTGGTATCGGTATGGTTTTTGTATCTCCAAATATTCGTCATAAAAGCGCTCTGTTTCTACTGTCTGATTTCGGCCGCAACTTCCGCGACGCTCTTTATTATCGGCTTGTATATTTTATTGACGCAGGGGCGGGGCTTGCTAAGAAGAGTATAA
- a CDS encoding DUF1573 domain-containing protein — MQQNKNIVVGALASAIILGGIIWLGNAQKADSPGKNSSAAGGGLAAEEENFDFGKISMAAGNVRHAFKIKNAGAEPVTVNKIYTSCMCTAATLKTAAGEWGPFGMPGHGFTPKLNIKLASGEETELEAVFDPAAHGPAGVGPIERVIYLDTDRGVKELKIKAIVTP; from the coding sequence ATGCAACAAAATAAAAATATTGTCGTGGGGGCTTTGGCCAGCGCGATTATCCTTGGAGGGATAATCTGGCTTGGCAATGCCCAAAAAGCCGACAGCCCCGGCAAAAATTCCTCCGCTGCCGGAGGCGGGCTCGCGGCCGAAGAAGAAAATTTTGACTTCGGAAAAATCTCAATGGCCGCCGGCAATGTCAGGCACGCGTTTAAAATCAAAAACGCAGGCGCAGAGCCGGTAACCGTCAACAAAATATACACTTCCTGCATGTGCACCGCGGCAACGCTTAAAACCGCAGCCGGAGAGTGGGGGCCTTTCGGGATGCCCGGGCACGGCTTTACTCCGAAACTAAACATTAAACTCGCCTCCGGCGAGGAAACCGAGCTGGAAGCCGTCTTTGATCCGGCGGCGCACGGGCCGGCCGGAGTCGGCCCGATTGAACGGGTGATTTATTTGGACACCGACCGCGGCGTGAAGGAATTAAAAATTAAAGCGATTGTTACGCCCTAG
- the mnmA gene encoding tRNA 2-thiouridine(34) synthase MnmA produces MSKETKKQKVFVAMSGGVDSSVAALILKNQGYDVTGVHMLCWDGCENNEDKRDATRVAAKLGIPFLVWDFKKEYREYVFNYMVREYAEGRTPNPDVMCNKEIKFGIFLKRALEAGADYIATGHYVKKNSDKLFAAKDKNKDQSYFLWTLTQDQLKHCLFPIGDYLKSEVRELARGFGLPVADKKDSQGLCFVGKIDFGEFLKKELPKKIGAVVSSDGGKIGEHDGAHFYTIGQRHGLNLGGQPRPVFVAERDVATNTLVVARGADDPVLYRQEITVENVNWIARPRGVSLLTRIRYRQPLQTCRISGKRVVFDKPQRAVAHGQSVVFYKDGPLDDARGREMLGGGIIEK; encoded by the coding sequence ATGTCAAAGGAGACAAAAAAACAAAAGGTGTTTGTGGCGATGTCGGGAGGCGTGGACTCTTCCGTGGCGGCTTTGATTTTAAAAAATCAGGGATATGATGTCACTGGAGTTCATATGCTCTGCTGGGATGGTTGCGAAAATAATGAAGACAAGCGGGATGCGACGCGGGTGGCGGCGAAGCTCGGCATCCCGTTTTTGGTTTGGGATTTTAAAAAAGAATACAGGGAATACGTTTTTAATTATATGGTGCGTGAATATGCCGAGGGGCGGACGCCAAATCCCGATGTGATGTGCAATAAGGAAATCAAGTTTGGAATTTTTTTGAAGCGCGCACTAGAGGCGGGGGCTGACTATATTGCGACTGGACATTACGTTAAAAAAAACAGCGATAAACTTTTTGCCGCGAAAGATAAAAACAAAGACCAGTCCTATTTTCTCTGGACGCTAACTCAAGACCAGCTTAAACATTGTCTTTTCCCGATAGGCGATTATTTAAAAAGCGAAGTCAGGGAGCTCGCGCGCGGATTTGGCTTGCCGGTGGCCGATAAAAAAGATTCGCAGGGTCTTTGTTTTGTCGGCAAAATTGATTTCGGAGAATTTTTAAAAAAAGAGCTTCCTAAAAAAATCGGCGCGGTTGTTTCTTCGGACGGGGGAAAAATCGGCGAGCACGACGGCGCGCATTTTTACACTATCGGCCAAAGACACGGATTGAATCTCGGCGGCCAGCCCCGGCCGGTTTTTGTTGCGGAGCGAGACGTCGCTACAAATACTTTGGTGGTGGCAAGAGGCGCAGACGACCCGGTTTTGTATCGCCAAGAGATTACTGTAGAGAACGTCAACTGGATAGCTCGCCCGAGAGGAGTTTCTCTTCTTACTCGCATCCGCTATCGCCAACCATTGCAGACATGCCGCATTTCGGGAAAAAGAGTGGTTTTTGACAAGCCCCAAAGAGCCGTAGCCCACGGGCAATCCGTCGTTTTTTATAAAGACGGCCCCCTCGATGATGCCCGGGGCAGGGAAATGCTCGGCGGTGGTATAATAGAAAAATGA
- a CDS encoding alanine--tRNA ligase, which produces MSSKELRQKFLDFFSARGHKIVLSSSLIPDDPSVLLTTAGMQQFKPYFLGKADPLKDFGTRRTASIQKSFRTSDIDEVGDESHLTFFEMLGHFSFGDYFKKETIEWTYKFLTEILKIPKEHISVTVFAGDNKIPFDKESYDAWSKFLQAEKIKKGPRADNVWGPAGPEGPCGAANEVYVDDLEVATLVFMEYYCAKNGSLTLLPQKGVDVGWGFERLAMIVQDKKNIFETDLFEPLFELLPDNVSEKHKRIIVDHIRGTAFLLADGVRPSNKEAGYILRRLLRRVFVYEYQAKLSKHVLDGILHDIIHEYGEFYSELLKNAESIHEEFKKERDEFSKTLSRGIKEVYKFDKIDAPTAFNLYQSLGVSFEIIKDVAGDKAKNLTREEFDKEFAKHQEISRAGREKKFGGHGLLLDTGELKAKDGEELKKVTRLHTATHLLQAALRKVLGESVKQAGSDITAERTRFDFAFDRKLTDEEIKKVEDSVNLAVNKKYQVDMKEMVLEDALKLGALSVFSAKGGSAFGGKEKYPEKVKVYSVGDFRADPPEIFSRELCGGPHVKNTSEIGRFKILKQEAVGSGTRRIRAVVIL; this is translated from the coding sequence ATGTCCTCAAAAGAACTTAGGCAGAAGTTTTTGGATTTTTTTTCCGCACGCGGGCACAAAATCGTGCTTTCTTCTTCGCTGATTCCCGACGACCCGTCGGTGCTTTTGACCACCGCCGGCATGCAGCAGTTTAAGCCCTATTTTTTGGGTAAAGCTGATCCGCTCAAAGATTTTGGAACACGACGCACGGCATCAATTCAAAAATCGTTTCGCACTTCGGATATTGACGAAGTTGGAGATGAAAGCCATCTTACTTTTTTTGAAATGCTTGGACATTTTTCGTTTGGAGATTATTTTAAAAAAGAAACCATAGAATGGACATACAAATTTCTTACCGAAATTCTCAAAATTCCCAAAGAGCATATATCGGTAACTGTTTTTGCTGGAGATAATAAAATCCCTTTTGATAAAGAATCGTACGATGCCTGGTCTAAATTTTTACAGGCAGAAAAAATTAAAAAAGGCCCGCGCGCAGACAATGTTTGGGGACCGGCGGGTCCGGAGGGACCTTGCGGAGCCGCCAATGAAGTTTATGTTGATGATTTAGAAGTGGCCACGCTGGTTTTTATGGAATATTACTGCGCCAAAAATGGAAGTTTAACTCTGCTTCCGCAAAAAGGAGTTGATGTCGGCTGGGGATTTGAACGGTTGGCTATGATAGTTCAGGACAAAAAAAACATTTTTGAAACGGATTTGTTTGAGCCGCTTTTTGAGCTTTTACCAGACAATGTTTCGGAAAAGCATAAAAGAATAATAGTTGACCATATCCGCGGGACAGCGTTTTTATTGGCTGACGGAGTGCGGCCATCAAACAAAGAGGCGGGGTATATTTTGCGGCGGCTTTTGCGGAGGGTTTTTGTTTACGAATATCAAGCTAAATTATCAAAGCACGTTTTAGACGGAATTTTACATGACATTATTCACGAATACGGCGAGTTTTATTCGGAGCTTTTGAAAAACGCCGAAAGTATTCACGAAGAATTTAAAAAAGAGCGTGACGAATTTTCAAAGACCTTATCGCGCGGGATTAAAGAAGTATATAAATTTGATAAAATCGATGCCCCCACGGCATTTAATCTTTACCAGTCCCTTGGTGTTTCTTTCGAAATCATAAAAGACGTTGCCGGAGATAAGGCAAAAAATCTTACTCGAGAAGAATTTGATAAAGAATTTGCCAAACATCAGGAAATCTCGCGGGCGGGGCGGGAGAAAAAATTCGGAGGGCATGGGCTTTTGCTGGATACCGGGGAGCTTAAAGCCAAAGACGGAGAGGAGCTGAAAAAAGTTACGCGATTGCACACAGCGACGCATCTTCTACAGGCGGCTTTGAGAAAAGTTTTGGGAGAGAGCGTAAAGCAGGCTGGCAGTGACATCACCGCGGAGCGGACAAGATTTGATTTTGCGTTTGACAGAAAACTTACTGACGAAGAAATCAAAAAAGTTGAGGATTCGGTAAATTTGGCGGTTAATAAAAAATATCAGGTTGATATGAAAGAAATGGTTTTGGAGGACGCTTTAAAATTGGGCGCTCTTAGTGTTTTTTCCGCCAAAGGCGGATCCGCCTTTGGCGGAAAGGAAAAATACCCAGAGAAAGTAAAAGTTTATTCGGTCGGCGATTTTAGGGCAGACCCGCCGGAGATCTTCTCTAGGGAGCTTTGCGGCGGCCCGCACGTAAAAAATACTTCCGAAATCGGCCGGTTCAAAATTTTAAAACAGGAAGCAGTCGGCTCCGGCACCCGCCGTATCCGAGCAGTTGTTATACTATAA
- the infA gene encoding translation initiation factor IF-1 has protein sequence MPASPKDKLIKEGQVIEALPSATFRILLGDGKEVIGHLSGKMRVHYIKVLVGDRVLVEFSPYDESRGRIVKRL, from the coding sequence ATGCCAGCTTCGCCAAAAGACAAACTTATTAAAGAAGGGCAGGTTATTGAAGCGTTGCCTTCGGCGACGTTCCGTATTTTATTGGGAGACGGCAAGGAAGTCATTGGGCACCTGTCGGGCAAGATGCGCGTCCATTACATCAAAGTGCTGGTCGGCGACCGCGTTTTGGTTGAATTCAGTCCTTACGACGAATCCAGGGGACGAATTGTTAAAAGGTTATAA